The DNA region CCTCAGAAAAAAAGACAAAAAGAAACAGAAGCTTTACAAAACTCCATTAAAATTGGTGATTCAGTTTTACTTAGTGCTGGTATTTATGGAAAAGTTGTTGACACAGTCAATGATGTCGTCATCGTTGAACTTGGCACAAACAAAAGTGTTAGAGTCCCTGTGCAACGTGCCGGTATTATTTCAAAAGCAGAGCCGGACTTGTCCATAGTAAAATCAGAAGAAGAATAAGACGATTCATATGAAAAACTTAAGAAGGCTATCTCAACTCGTAGATAGCCTTCTTTTTTTGTTCATCAAATGTGCTTGGTAGAGTTCATCTCTTATGGAATAAGGTATCTGCAAGTCACCATAACCGGTGCCAAGATCTATACCTGGCTTATGAGCACCGTGAAAATCAGAACCACCTGTGACAATAAGTCCATGATTTTCTGCCATAGCTTTAATATATTGGGTTTCATGGGTTTTATAAGTTGTATAGATGCCTTCAATACCTTGTAAACCATAGTTTACCAGTTCGCCAAGTAGGTAGTCTAAGGTTTTTAAGTTCAGCTTATAGAGTACTGGATGAGCCAAAACAGGGACGCCACCATTTTTTATGATCATTTGGATGGCCATCTCTTGTGTTACTTTTTCCCGCTCAATATAGTAGCGTCCATCATTACCTATATATTTATCAAAAGCCTTACGCATATTTTTGACTATACCAAGATTTTCCATTGCTTTTGCAAAATGAGCTCTTGTGATGATGCCATCTTCAGAAGTTGAAAGAACATCTTCCATGGTGATGTTCAAACCCCCTTCTTGCATTTTTTGAATCATTTTTTCATTTCTAAGGGATCTGGAAGCAGTCAGTTGTTTTAATTGGTCCTGAAACAATAGATCGCTTTCTTGAATATAATAGGCCAATATGTGTATATCTGAAGTACACAGATCAGAGTGTGTGGAAAACTCTATACCGGAAATAATCTCAAGATTAGGGTACTTAAGTGCATATGACTTGGCTTCTGCTAAAGCCTCAGTTGTATCATGGTCTGTTATGGCAAGGGCACTTAAACCTTTCACATGAGCATAATCTACCAGTTGCTTTGGGCTATAGGTGCCGTCAG from Petrocella atlantisensis includes:
- the yajC gene encoding preprotein translocase subunit YajC, encoding MNFLPLLEAGTGTGGSGIMYSLLLYGALFAFMWFVLIRPQKKRQKETEALQNSIKIGDSVLLSAGIYGKVVDTVNDVVIVELGTNKSVRVPVQRAGIISKAEPDLSIVKSEEE
- a CDS encoding PHP domain-containing protein, with protein sequence MKIIDLHSHTNASDGTYSPKQLVDYAHVKGLSALAITDHDTTEALAEAKSYALKYPNLEIISGIEFSTHSDLCTSDIHILAYYIQESDLLFQDQLKQLTASRSLRNEKMIQKMQEGGLNITMEDVLSTSEDGIITRAHFAKAMENLGIVKNMRKAFDKYIGNDGRYYIEREKVTQEMAIQMIIKNGGVPVLAHPVLYKLNLKTLDYLLGELVNYGLQGIEGIYTTYKTHETQYIKAMAENHGLIVTGGSDFHGAHKPGIDLGTGYGDLQIPYSIRDELYQAHLMNKKRRLSTS